In Marinobacter sp. M3C, the genomic stretch GGTTTATACGAGATTTTTATGCCGCCTATCATCCCTTTTACAACGGTAATATTCCGGTTATTAATCCTCAGCCGGCCGGTATTGCAGTGACCGACAGCGCCACACGCTTTCTCGGCTGGCACGCCATCACTATCCAGCGGCTTGCGCTGGACACCGATGAGGTTATGCGCGTTTATTTCTTTAATCCCAACAACGACAGCGGGCAAAACTGGGGTCAGGGAATTGTCACCTCGACCCAGGGCCACGGCGAGCTCTACGGTGAGGCCTCGTTGCCGGTGGCCGAGTTCGCCTCGCGGTTGTACGTGTTTCACTACGACCCGCTTGAAAAGGGTGAACCGGGTGATATTCCAGCCGATGACGTAAAACAGGCCATGCACCTGGCCCAAAACAGTTGGGCTTTGGGGCGTTTGGGTCTGTAAATTAAGCTTTACTTCACGTAAGTCGCGGCTAAACTGGGAAATAAGGGAAACAGACCTCATCAAGCAGGCGTTTTTCCGTATATGTAATTTTTTTCGCTTTTTACCGACCATAATGACAATTATTGAGGTGTGTTTATGAAACGCCATGCGTTCTCTGCCGTATTTACCGGCACCCTGCTGAGTGCTGCCATGTTTGCATCACCGGCGATGGCCCAAGACAAAGAACAGTTCATTACCATCGGCACCGGCGGCCAGACCGGCGTGTACTATGTCGTCGGTCAGTCGATCTGTCGTTTGGTCAACCGTCTGGAAGATGCCAATATCAAGTGTAATGCGCCGTCTACCGGTGGTTCTGTTGCCAACATCAATGGCATCAAGTCCGGCGAACTGGATATGGGTGTGGCTCAGTCCGACGTTCAGTATCAGGCCTATAATGGTACCGGCAACTTCGAAGGTGATGCCTACACAGACCTGCGTGCCGTTTTCCGGGTTCATGGCGAGCCTTTGACCCTGCTGGCCCGCGCCGATTCTGGCATTACTACCCTGGATGACCTTGCAGGCAAGCGCGTCAATATCGGCAACCCCGGTTCTGGCCAGCGCAACACCATGCAAGTGGTGATGGACGCCAAAGGCTGGACCATGGATACCTTCTCCCTGGCGTCGCAGTTGGATGCCGCCGAGCAAGCCGCGGCGCTCGCCGATAACAACATCGATGCGATGGTTTATGTAGTTGGGCACCCCAACGGCTCAATCCAGGAAGCGACCACAACCGTTGATGCTCGCCTTATCCCGTTGAACGACGACGATGTTAAAGGCATCGTCGCCGAGTATCCGTACTATTCCGCATCGGTGATCCCTGGTGGCCTTTACAAGGGCAATGACAAAGACGTTGAAACCTTCGGTGTGGCGGCGACTTTCGTAACCACCGCTAAGGCTGATGACGAAGTTATCTACCAGACAGTCAAGGCCGTTTTTGATAATTTCGATCGTTTTAAGCGTCTGCACCCGGCCTTCGAAAACCTGGTCCCCAAAGAAATGGCGACACAGGGGCTTTCAGCGCCGCTGCACGATGGCGCTGCACGCTATTATCGTGAGCAAGGCTGGATTGAGTGATTTTGCTTTAACGGCTGTTTCTGATGGCTGTTATAGCTGAGTGACCGATGCGCGGATGCTTGTAGGTATCCGCGCATTGCGTTTGTGGAGCCGTTTCCAAGCGCAATAATAATATCAATAGCAACCTGACTGACGGCGGATAGGGCTGAGTATGACTGACGAAAATACAAAACCTCGAGACTCGAGTGCCGATTTGGAGGACATGGTTGCCTCCAGTGACTCGGGAGCCCGCAAACCAGCTGGCATGCCGGGGAAGTTATTGGTTAGCATTGCAGCGGCATGGTCGCTGTTTCAATTATGGATTGCTTCTCCGGTGCCTTTCATTTTGGGTTTCGGTGTGTTTAGTGCCACGGAGTCCCGCTCCATTCACCTGGCCTTTGCGCTTTTTCTGGCTTACATGGCCTATCCCGCATTTAAGCGTTCGCCCCGCGATCGAATCCCCATTCAGGATTGGGTGCTTGCTTCGTTGGCGGCCTTCTGCGGCGCTTACATGTTTATCTTCTACGAAGGGCTGTCTCAGCGCCCCGGTGCGCCGATATTGCAGGACGTGATCGTCGGGGTGGCTGGGATACTGCTGCTGCTCGAAGCGACCCGCCGCGCGCTTGGTCCGCCGCTGATGATTGTGGCGTCGGTCTTTCTTATTTATAGCCTTGCTGGTCCCTGGATGCCCGGTATTCTATCCCATGGCGGGGTTAGCCTTTTTGGGCTTATTAATCACCAGTGGTTGACGACCCAAGGGGTTTTTGGCATCGCGCTGGGGGTCTCGACCAGTTTCGTGTTCCTGTTTGTGTTGTTCGGCGCTTTGCTCGACAAAGCCGGAGCGGGCAACTATTTTATCAAGGTCGCGTTCTCGCTGCTTGGCCATTACAAGGGCGGGCCGGCCAAAGCTGCCGTAGTGGCGTCTGCCATGACCGGGCTGATTTCCGGTTCATCGATTGCCAACGTGGTCACCACGGGCACCTTTACCATTCCGATGATGAAACGCGTCGGTTTTTCTGCCGAAAAGGCGGGTGCTGTCGAGGTGGCGTCTTCGGTCAACGGTCAGATTATGCCGCCTGTTATGGGCGCAGCCGCGTTCCTGATGGTCGAGTACGTGGGTATTTCCTATGTCGATGTCATCAAACATGCCTTTTTGCCGGCTTTGATCTCTTATATCGCACTGGTCTATATCGTTCACCTGGAGGCACTGAAGGCCAACATGCAGGGCCTTGAGAGCAGCAATCCGCCTAAGCCCCTGGTACGCAAGGTGATGGGTTTTCTCGGTGGGCTTTTGTTGATGATGGTGACGGCTTTGGTCGTCTATTACGGCCTTGGCTGGCTCAAGCCGGTTCTTGGCGATGCCACTCCCTGGGTGGTTTCGGTTGGGCTGGCGGTGATCTATGTCGCTTTGCTCAAACTGGCGGCCGGTTACCCCGAACTCGAGTTGGATGATCCCAATCAACCGATCTATTCGCTGCCGCAAACCAGGCCCACGGTGTTAGTTGGTTTGCAGTACATCCTACCGGTGGTTGTGCTGGTGTGGTGTTTGATGGTGGAGCGCCTGTCGCCGGGCTTGTCGGCTTTCTGGGCCACGGTGTTCATGGTCTTTATCATTCTTACCCAGCGCCCCATTACCTCGATCTTCCGCGGTCGCAGCAAAATGGCAGCAGATCTGCGTGAAGGCGCCATGGATTTGTGGGTTGGCCTGGTTACCGGTGCCCGCAACATGATTGGCATCGGTATTGCCACGGCCACTGCTGGCATCATCGTTGGGGCTGTGTCGCAGACCGGGGTAGGGCTGGTACTGGCCGAGGTGGTAGAAATCCTCGCTATGGGGAACCTGCTGCTGATTTTGATGCTTACGGCGGTGCTCAGCCTGATTCTGGGCATGGGACTGCCCACAACGGCCAACTACATCGTAGTTTCGGCGCTGCTGGCGCCGGTTATTGTTCAGCTGGGGGCAGAGAACGGGCTGCTGGTGCCTTTGATTGCCGTGCATCTGTTCGTGTTTTACTTCGGCATTATGGCCGACGTGACGCCGCCGGTGGGGCTGGCGTCCTTCGCGGCGGCGGCGGTTTCCGGTGGCGATCCTATCCGAACCGGTTTTCAAGCCTTCTACTACAGCCTTCGTACTGCGGCCCTGCCATTCCTGTTCATCTTTAATACGGACCTGCTGCTGATCGATGTAACCTTTTTGCAGGGCGTTCTGATCTTCGTGGTGTCGACAATAGCCATGCTGATCTTCGCGGCGGCGACTCAGGGCTACATGGTCATTCGCAGCCGTTGGTATGAATCTGCCGCATTGCTGCTGATCGCGTTCACGCTGTTCCGGCCCGGGTTTTGGATGGACATGATTCATGACCCTTATCAGTCTATGCCGCCCGCACAATTCGTAGAGGCCCTGGGCGCTGCCGATGAAGATTCGACCCTGCGCTTGCAGATTGCAGGTCGCGATGCGTACGGCGATCGCATGACCACCTACATGACTCTGCCAGTGCCGGATGGCGACACCGGGCAGGAGCGGCTCGATAACCTGGGCATGGACCTGTTGATCGAGGGTGATACGGCAATCGTTGATATGGTGGCCTATGGCAGTCAGGCGTCGGATCTTGGCTTCGACTTCGACCAGGAAATTATAGAGGTGCTGGCCCCTGTTGACCGCTGGACCAAGGAGCTGATGTGGATTCCTGCCTTCCTTGTATTTGGGCTGGTCATAGTGTTGCAGCGCCGGCGTCGTGATAATACGGCGGCTACCGCCATTGCTTGAAGGAGATTGCCATGTACAGCAAAATTATGTTGCCAGTGGACCTTAATGAGGAGGAATCCTGGTCGAAAGCGCTTCCAACGGCTTTGACGCTATGCAGAAGTTTCAACGCCTCGCTACATTTGGTCACGGTTCTGCCGGACTACAACATGCCCATAGTGGGGTCTTACTTTCCCAAGGACTTCGCTTCGAAAGCACATGAGGCGATAGCCGAGGCTCAACGCGCGTTCATTAAGGCGAACGTGCCCGCGGATGTAAGAGCGCAAAGTGTCATCGTTGATGGCTCGCCCTGGGAGGCGATCATCAAGGTGGCCAAGAAACTCGAGATCGATTTGATCGTTATGGCATCCCATAACAAGCGCAAATTTGCCGATTATGTGCTGGGTCCCAATGCCGAGCATGTGGTGCATCATGCCAGAATGTCGGTAATGATCGTGCGCTAAGCTTAAGCTGGGGCGTTTACGGCATGCGACGACTGTTTTCCTGCGCCCCTTTCACACGAACAGCGGGTCATTCCAGACCGGAGTAAAACCGCTCGATGAAAAGCCAGGAGTTGCATCTACTTTATGTGTTCGATGCGATCATGACCGAGCGTTCGGTCACTCGTGCGGCCGAAAGCCTGGCAATGACGCAGCCGGCGGTTTCCAACGCGATTTCGCGAATGCGACAGGTCTGGGATGACCCGCTGTTCGTGCGAAAGGGGCGCAAAATAGAACCGACATCCTATGCGTTCAGCCTTTGGGACCGTATTCGGGGCCCAATCTATGACCTGTCAACCGCCGTCAGATCCACTAAGTTCGACCCCGCTCAGGCACGCCGGACTTTCCGGATTGCGGTCACGGATCTCACCGTAGAAATGATCTGGCGCCAACTGGCTGAAAAACTCGAGCGAGTGGCTCCAGGCGTTGACCTTCACGCTGTTCCTTACACGCCGGAAGGAACCTACAGTGATTTACGCGAAGCCAACGTAGATCTCGCCATTGGACCAATCAGCCATCACGACAATAGCCTTAGAAGTATCTGGCTGTTCCAGGGGGGTTATCAGGTTGCAATGCGGGCCGACCATCCTCTGGCAGGTAAACCGCTCTCTATGGAAGATTTCATAGATGCGCGGCACTTGCTGGTGACGATGTCCGGCGAAGCTCACGGGCTTGTCGACAGCTATCTTGATCTAAAAGGGCTGAACCGGCGCATTGCGGTAACGGTGAATGAGTTTGTGGGAGTACCCAGCTTGTTGTGTCACACCGACCTAATTTGTGCAGTTCCGGACGTTATTCTTCGAAGTGACGACTTCACACGGAATTTGTGGGTCACGCTTTTGCCGTTTAACCTTGATCCCAGTAGCCTCTACCTGTTTTGGCACGCCAGGCACGACCGTGACCCCGGCATTGTCTGGTTGCGAGAGTTGATCGAGAACTCGCTGAAAGAGCGTTACTCAAGCATCATGGACATGACTGACTAAATCATCATTTTTGATGATATTTAAAGTACAAAGTTAAGCCCAGCGGGTCGGGGGAAATACGTTTTACCGCCGAGCAGCTGATAAAAAATACATCCCGACGGCTGAGTTCTTAAGCACAATGGCTACGCTATTCAGATTTTAGATGTGCGTTGGGCCGATGTGTGGTCAACGGCAACAATCTCGCCGCGAATTACAACGTGGCCGCTGTATGGGGCGGGCGCTGCTGGCTGCTCGGTCTTCTGCTCGTCCGACTTGCGGTCTGCCAAGCTGGCAGAAGCGGGAAGGGCGAAAGCGAACAAGACGGCTACGATTGCGGTTGCTGTAATTTTACGCATAATTATTATCCTAAGGATCATCGATTGGTTTGTCGGGGACTGGAAACCACGTGGGTGCTTTCGAATCCGATGCAAGCATTGTCGGGGTGAAGAGCTAGGATGAATAATTGTTGCCTGGTATTTCTGGTATCACTGTGAGTGATGAGTTAGATGATAAAACACAGAGTCGTCGAGTAGCGTTGCCTCAATTTTTTGGTGTATGCCGACTGATTGCCAAAAACGCCTATGACGACACTTGATCAAGCGACGGCTCAGCGCCTCTTAGGCATGGCAATGCAGGAGATTTTCTATGTACATGGTTTTTATTCTAATCGCCCTTATCGCGTTCATTGTGTTCGCAACGAGCAAATTGCGCCTCAACCCTTTCATTACACTTTTGCTGGCATCGTTCATTGCCGCGTTCGCATTTGGCCTGCCCCTCGATTCCATCGAATCAACGATTCGCGGTGGTTTTGGTAAAATTCTCGGCTACATCGGTCTGGTTATCGTTTTGGGTACCATCATTGGTGTCATTCTTGAACGCACGGGTGCCGCTATTGTGATGGCTGAGACCATCATTAGATGTTTGGGGAAAAAGTTCCCTACCATGACGATGTCCATCGTTGGTTTTATTGTGTCTATTCCGGTGTTTTGTGATTCTGGTTTTGTCATTCTCAACAGCTTGAAGCGCTCCATGGCGAGAACCCTTAGCGTATCCCCCGTCGCAATGACGGTGGCACTTTCTACCGGTTTATTTGCAACCCACACCCTTGTACCACCCACGCCTGGCCCGATTGCGGCCGCAGGCAACCTGGGGTTGGAAGACAATTTGGGGCTGGTTATCGGCGTCGGCCTTGTTTTCGCCATAATCGCGGCGATGGCGGGTTTGGTTTGGGCCTATTTTTCACGAAACCTGCCCAGTACAGAACTGGATCAAACAGAAGAAGCGTTTGAGGAAGGTAAAGAGCATTACGGTGAACTGCCTGGCCCATGGAAAGCCTTTGCCCCTATTTTTGTACCTATTGTCCTTATTTGTTTGGCCTCAGTAGCCAGTTACCCAACCGCCCCGCTGGGTGATGGGTTTCTTTATGAAGCGCTGAATTTTCTTGGTAAGCCGCTAAATGCTCTGTTGATTGGCCTTGGGTTTGCAGTACTGCTGATTCAAGGTGATGAGAAACTCAAAGGGTTTGCCCGTCACACCGAAAAGGGCCTGGTTGTCTCAGCACCGATTATTCTGATTACCGGTGCGGGTGGCGCATTCGGTGCTGTGCTTGCCGCGACACCGCTGGGTGATTTTCTTGGCCAGAATCTGTCTACATTGGGCCTGGGGGTTATCATGCCTTTCATTGTGGCCGCTGCGCTCAAATCGGCACAAGGTTCTTCAACCGTCGCCCTGGTTACCGCTTCTGCGCTGGTTGCCCCGTTGTTGCCGCAATTGGGGTTGGACTCAGATATGGGCCGCGTACTAACGGTCATGGCCGTTGGTGCCGGTGCAATGACCGTCTCCCACGCCAACGACAGCTATTTTTGGGTGGTGTCGCAGTTCAGTAAAATGGACGTTGCAACGGCGTATCGCTCACACACAGCGGCGACACTTTTCATGGGCCTGGTAACGATTACTGCCGTGTGGCTAGCATCCCTGGTAGCTCTGTAAGGGGAACTAGCGATATTCAAACAACTTGGTAAGGACTGAAGCATGCGCGTACTCATTGCCCCTGACTCGTTCAAAGAGTGTCTGACAGCGAAAGCCGTCGCTGACGCGATCGCTGTAGGTTGGTTGCGTGGTGCTCCGGCTGACCAGGTGATTAAAATCCCCCTGGCAGATGGCGGCGAAGGCACAACAGCCACTCTTGTTGGGGCTATGCACGGCACGTTGCACCAGGCACGGGTAAGCGGCCCTTCCGGCGACCCGGTCAACGCCAGTTACGGGCTGATAGATAATGGGAAAACCGCCATCGTTGAAGTGGCAGAGGCAAGCGGCCTGCACTGTGTGGCCGAACCTGACCGCAATGCGATGACAGCGTCCAGTTATGGCACCGGCCAGCTCATCATGGCTGCTTTGAAACACCGGCCGAAGACCCTTATTGTTTGCTTGGGGGGCAGTGCCACCACCGATGGTGGCGCGGGTTTGCTGCAAGCTATGGGTGCACAATTATTGGACAGTAAAGGCGGGCCCATACCTCCCGGCGGTGCGGGTTTAAAGTACATCAGCCACTTTGATATTGCCGGCACGAAAGCAAGCCTGGCGGGTGTAGATGTCGTGGTTGCTTGCGATGTGACCAACCCCTTGCTCGGCGACCTGGGTGCCGCCGCAGTATTCGGGCCGCAAAAAGGTGCCTCACCAGGCGACGTCAAAGTGCTCGACAACAACCTTGGGCACTTTGCCAGGTGCGTGGAACAAAATGGTTACGATATAAGTAGCTTTGCAGGAAGTGGCGCAGCAGGCGGCATTGGGGGAGCGGTCGCCGGGATTCTTGGTGGGCTTTTAAAACCCGGTATCGAATTGGTGATGGCCGCCGTGGGTATGGACGCACAGATGAAGGCCGCCGACTTGGTGATTACGGCCGAGGGGGCGATTGACGGCCAAAGTGCTTCTGGTAAAACGCCGACCGGCGTTGCCAAACTGGCACAACTCTATCAGGTGCCTGTTATTGGCCTTGCCGGCATGTTGGGGGGCGAAAATATGACGGCCATTCATGAGGCGGGCATTACGGCGGTTTTCTCGATTGCCCCTGGGCCAATCAGTAAAAGTGACGCTATTGCGCGTGCAGCGCACTATCTTGAAAGCACCAGCGAGCAGCTGGCTCGGCTTGTTTCAAGGCTGAAATAAAAAACCGAAATATGCGCAGGTTGCGCTAATATTAGTAAATCTACACCCATCAAAATTGCCTTTCGACAGACCCCCATATTTGACCTAAGCTTGTTAAAGTTACAATCTTTTGTGGTGGTGATATCAACGTAAAACCATCCAGTCCGAAGGCTAAATTGAGCTGTTTTGATCTCCGAGCAAAAGCTGGATTTTGAAATTAGAGTTTGTAGTATCGCCACACTTTGTAGTATCGCCATATAGAGGAACACCATGTCTTACTTCACAATAGCCGGAGTTCAGATGCATGCTTTGCATCATGGCGACAACACCGAAGCCATGCGTCAGCGCGTTAATATTTTGATGGCGCGCTTCCCCCAAGTTCAGATGGTCATGTTCAGTGAGCTGCTGGCCAAAGGCCTGATCATCCCCGAACCATCCCCTGACAGGGAGCTGTGGACGCTGCCTCTGTTAACGCGAGGCGGCGTCCACAAAAAAGAGGCAGACACCCCTTCGGGTTCTGCCTCTTTTTTTATCGTTGCTGTGGCGATATCTGACCGGTCAGCCTAGGCCGCCCATGCACAGGTATTTGATTTCGACAAAGTCGTCGATGCCGTACTTGGAGCCCTCGCGTCCAATGCCGGACTCTTTGACGCCGCCAAAGGGAGCTACCTCGGTGGAAATTATCCCTTCGTTGATGCCCACCATGCCGTATTCCAGCGCTTCGGCGACCCGCCAGATACGGCCGATGTCCCGGGCGTAAAAGTAGGCGGCCAAACCGAAGGGGGTGTCGTTAGCGGTTTGCACGGCTTCAGCTTCATTGGAGAAGCGGAACACGGTCGCCACCGGGCCGAAAATCTCTGCATTGGCGATGCTCATGGCGGTCGTAACCTGGGTGAGGATCACCGGCGCGTAGAAGTTTTCTCCAAGTCCCTCGGCGTTGCCGGTTTGATGCAGGATGGCACCCTGGTCAACGGCGTCGGCCACCAGTCTTTTTACTTTGGCCACTGCTTTGGCGTTAATCAGGGGGCCGATGGTGACGCCCTCGGTCAATCCGTCACCGACCTTCAATTGGGCTACGGCACTGGTCAGCTTTTCGACGAAGGTGTCGTAGACGGAATCTTGCACCAGAATGCGGTTGGTGCAAACGCAGGTTTGACCGGCGTTGCGGAACTTGGATGCCATCAAACCGGCCACTGCTGCGTCCAGATCGGCGTCGTCGAAGACGATAAAGGGGGCGTTACCCCCAAGCTCCAGAGAAATCTTTTTGACCGTATCGGCGCATTGGCGCATCAACAGTTTGCCCACCGGGGTTGAGCCGGTAAAAGAGAGTTTGCGTACCCGGCTGTCGTTACAGAGGGTTTGACCGACGGTGGCGGCATCTTGGCTGGTGATCACGTTAAAGGTGCCAGCGGGCAAGCCGGCACGGGATGCCAGTTCGGCCAGAGCCAGAGCGGAAAGGGGAGTGTCTTCCCCGGGCTTGACGACCACCGTACATCCTGCCGCCAACGCCGGGGCGACTTTACGGGTGATCATGGCGATCGGGAAGTTCCAGGGTGTAATCGCTGCTACTACGCCAATGGGCTGCTTAAGAACAATAATGCGCTTGTCAGGGCCGTGGGACGGGATAACGTCGCCGTAAACCCGTTTGGCCTCCTCGGCGAACCACTCGATAAAAGACGCGCCGTAGGCCACTTCGCCTCGGGCTTCAGCCAGGGGCTTGCCTTGTTCGCTGGTCATCAGTTGTGCCAGGTCTTCCTGGTGGGCGAGGATCAGTTCGAACCATTTGCGCAGCGCTGTGGCACGCGCTTTGGCGGTCAGGGCGCTCCATGCGGGCTGCGCCGCTGCAGCGGCATCGATGGCGCGGGTGGTTTCCGCCGCGCCCATGTCGGGCACATCGCCCACTCGGTCGCCAGTGCTGGGATTGGTGACGGAGTAGCTTTGGCCGTTGGCCGCCGCGCACCACTTGCCGTTAATAAAAGCCTGCTGTCGAAGCAGCGCTGCGTCTTTAAGCGTTAGTGTCATTGTAAGTACTCTCGTTTGTGGTTGACCGATGGCCGAAACCCGCCGATGCTCCTTTTGTTGCTCGGGCGGGCCTGAAAATAATTCTGTTCATGTTCTGTGGGTTAAATTTAAAAAAGTTTTTATTTCATAGGATTACATGGCTATCTTAATGTTAAAATTAAGAGTTTAGTCTGGGTTTTAAGCATTTTGTTCGTAATTTCCTGTTAAAGCTAGATACAAAAGTTAAATCGCCTGTTCAATCATGTTTTTTAGTGATTTTCACTCACAAATCTAAGGTAAGCTTCTTGGGCTTAGTTTAAGTCCATGTAAGTTTCGTAACTTATGACGTAACAAAAAAAATCAGAGAAAAAAACTATGATGCGTAAATTAGCAACGTCACTCGTGTTTTCTTGCATTGCGTTCACCTCCGTGAATGCGACAGCCGATCAACTTGACACCGTGATCCAGCGGGGAACACTGAACTGTGGTGTGGTTCTCGATTTCCCACCGATGGGCTATTTTGACGGAGACAATCAGCCCGCAGGTTTCGATGTAGGTTATTGTAACGATCTGGCTGACGCCCTCGGCGTGGAGTCAAACGTACTCAATCTTACTTGGGGTGATCGAATCCCATCCTTGATTTCCGGAAAAACCGACGTTGTTATCGGCTCTACTTCCGATACTCTAGAACGTGCAAAATCCGTTGGATTCACCTACCCGTACTTTGTTTTCAAATTCCAGGTAATTGCCCAAAAAAACAAGAATATCCAGTCGTTTGACGATCTCAAGAACCTGAAAGTTGGCGCTGCACTGGGTACTACTTACGAAACCGAATACCTTGCCTACGCCGAGAAAAAAGGCTGGGGAACGGATAATTACACCGCGTTCAAGTCTGAAAACGACGCCTACCTGGGTTTGTACCAAGGCAAAGTGGATGCGGTTATCTCAACCAACACCAATATTGCCACCAAGCTACAAAGCGCAGAGTTCAAAGACTTTGTTGCGGGCCCTTTCGTACCTAACTATGACGACGTTGTAGGTCTGATCGCAAAAAGAAGCGAGGGCGCTTGGATTAGCTATCTGAACCTGTTTCTGGTGCATCAGATTCGCGATGGCAACATGAATGCGCACTACAACAAGCACTTCGGTTCAGATGCACCTGCTGATCTGATCCAGTCCTTGAGGGATAACAAGTAATAACGACATCGGTGGCCGCCAGTTAGGCGGCTGCCAATATTACTTGTTGACAGGCCAAACGCATATATCCCTGCGTAACGGCTTCGAGATCTGATAGGTGCTTTGATAAATCACCCATCAGAGCCCTTCTTAACCACAGAAAGTGGCCAAGGTATGGATTATGAATTTCACTGGAACGTCGTGTTCCAGAATATGCCTGAGTTGTTGAATGGGGCCTTTGTAACCCTGCACGTATCTGTGCTCGCAATGCTCTTGGGTATTGTGATCGCGATACTGTTGGCGATTGCCAAGATGAACAACAGCAAGCCCTATTGTTATATAGCGACTACCTGGGTCGAGATAGCCCGAAACACTCCAGCGCTTTTCCAAATTTATATGGCTTATTTCGGGCTGGGAGCTTTAGGCATCCATTTAAGCCCTTACGTTGCAGTGTTAAGCGCACTGATTTTTATCAATGCGGGTTATTTGACCGAGACTTTCCGCGGTGGATTTCAGTCCATCCCCAGCACACAGTACAGCGCTTCCAAATCTTTAGGTATGACCAGTATT encodes the following:
- a CDS encoding transporter substrate-binding domain-containing protein, whose product is MMRKLATSLVFSCIAFTSVNATADQLDTVIQRGTLNCGVVLDFPPMGYFDGDNQPAGFDVGYCNDLADALGVESNVLNLTWGDRIPSLISGKTDVVIGSTSDTLERAKSVGFTYPYFVFKFQVIAQKNKNIQSFDDLKNLKVGAALGTTYETEYLAYAEKKGWGTDNYTAFKSENDAYLGLYQGKVDAVISTNTNIATKLQSAEFKDFVAGPFVPNYDDVVGLIAKRSEGAWISYLNLFLVHQIRDGNMNAHYNKHFGSDAPADLIQSLRDNK
- a CDS encoding amino acid ABC transporter permease, giving the protein MDYEFHWNVVFQNMPELLNGAFVTLHVSVLAMLLGIVIAILLAIAKMNNSKPYCYIATTWVEIARNTPALFQIYMAYFGLGALGIHLSPYVAVLSALIFINAGYLTETFRGGFQSIPSTQYSASKSLGMTSIQVYRYIILPQMLRRIYHPMTNQFVWSILMSSLGILVGMGELSGTTQRLQSLSFRTLEFFMVAAVMYFIITKLVLFSSSLLSRKLFKGEI